The region GTTTCCCGACCACGGTCAATCCCGCGCTTCAATATGGACTAGTCCCGGTCTTCGTTGATGTCGATATTCCGACCTATAACATTAAGCCGGACGCGATCGAGGCGGCTGTGTCAAGCCGGACTCGCGCCATCATGATCGCTCACACGCTCGGCAATCCTTTCGACCTTGGTGAGGTGATGCGGGTCGCGGAGAAATATGATCTCTGGGTGGTCGAAGACTGCTGCGATGCGCTCGGCGCCACTTATGGCGGGCAAAATGTGGGGACGTTCGGCGACATCGGCACCTTGAGCTTCTACCCTGCCCATCACATCACCATGGGCGAAGGGGGAGCGGTCTTCACTGATAAGCCGCGGCTCAAACGCGTCATTGAATCCATGCGCGACTGGGGCCGAGACTGTTGGTGCGCTCCGGGCATGGACAATACCTGTGGCAAGCGCTTCTGCCGCAAGCTCGGCGATCTGCCGATGGGCTACGACCATAAATATACCTACAGCCACTGCGGCTATAATCTGAAGATCACCGACATGCAGGCGGCGGTCGGTCTCGCGCAACTCGATCGGCTCGACGGTTTCATCGCGGCCCGGCAGCGCAATTTCGATCTCTTGACGCAGCTGCTGAGACCATTTGAGGATCTGTTCATCCTGCCCAAGGCCACGGCGAACAGCGAGCCGTCCTGGTTCGGGTATCCAATTTCCATTCGCGAAGGCGCACCCTTCGCGCGCGACGATCTGGTCCGGCATCTTGATGCGCACCGCATCGGAACACGGCTCCTGTTCGGCGGCAATCTGATCCGCCAACCCTACATGCGGGGACGCAATTATCGTGTCGTCGGCTCTCTCGACAATGCTGATTTCGTGACAGAAAGGACTTTCTGGATCGGCCTTTATCCGGGGCTAGGCGAGCTTCATCTGGAATATGTGGCCGAAACGTTAGAGGGTTTTTTAAGGAACTATGTTAATTACTAGGCCCTGTGACTGTGAAAGCGGTCGCTCGGCGCGGGGGAATTTTGGTGACTGAATCCATTTTCAACGACCTGTTCGTGCTCGAACTGGCCAATAACCATTGGGGGAAGCTTGAGCGCGGCCTGAAGATCATCCGCGATTTTTCCCGCGTGGTGAAATTCAACAATGTGCACGCCGCGATCAAACTGCAATTCCGCGACGTCGACAATTTCATCCATCCCGAGTTCCGTGACCGGGCCGATATCCGCTACATCAAGAAGACGCTCGATACCCAGATGCCCTGGGAAAATCTGCGGTTGATGGTGGAGACGGTCCGCGACTGCGGCATGGTCACCATGGTCACGCCATTTGATGAAGTGTCAGTCGACAAATGCGTGGAATTCGGCGTCGAGATCTTGAAGATTGCGAGCTCCGACGTCCGCGACAAGACCCTGCTGCAGAAGATGGCGTCCACCGGATTGCCCGTCATCGCCTCGTCAGGCGGGGCGAGCCTTGAACATATCGACGAGCTTGTCGAATTCTTCACTTCGCGCAACATCCCCTTCGCGCTGAACCACTGCGTGTCGCTCTACCCGTCCGAGGATGGCGATCTTGAACTCGATCAGATCGATTTCCTGAAGGCGCGCTACCCCGACATCGTGATAGGTTATTCGACCCACGAATATCGCGACTGGTGGGACTCCACGCTGATCGCCTACGGCAAAGGCGCACGCACCTTCGAGCGGCATATCGACATTGATTATGAAGGGGTGGCGGTCAGTCCTTATTGCACGAAGCCTGAGCAAGCCAACACCTGGTTCCGCGCCATGAAAAAGGCCCAGGAAATGTGCGGCGGCGGCTCTACCAAGCGACGCGCCGTTCCGGAAGGCGAGCGCCGCTATCTCGATGCACTGGTGCGTGGCGTTTACGCCAAGCGCGACCTTTCCGCAGGTGAGGTGTTGACAGCGGGCGACGTGTTTTTCGCCGTTCCTCTGCTCAAGGGGCAATTATCCACCCGCGAATTTACGGGTGGCGAGCGCCTGACCGGTCCGATTGCCGCCAATGCACCGCTGGATGTGCAAAGCGTTGACGCACCGGCTCTTCGCGATCCGGCGCTGCTCGATCTAATCCTCGATCGGGGGCTCGACATCTCGACGGCTCGAACGGCGATCGCCTCCTGACATGGGCGAGATGGCGCGAGCAGGCGAATTTGAACTGGGGCAGGAGCCGATGATAGCCAACGCCCGCATGCGATTGGCGGACTATGTCGCCCGCCGGATCGCGGAACATGGCATTCGCCATGTCTTCATGCTGACTGGCGGCGGGGCCATGCACCTTAACGACGCGCTCGGCCGCGGTCAGGGTTTGCATTACGTCTGCTGCCATCATGAGCAGGCAGCGGCCATGGCGGCCGAAAGCTATGCTCGCCTCTCCGGGCGGATGGCGGCGGTCAACGTGACGACGGGACCCGGGGGGATCAACGCCCTCAATGGCGTACATGGGGCCTACACCGATTCCATTCCGATGCTCATATTGTCGGGTCAGGTGAAGCGGGAGACGCTGCGGCACAACGCCACGGTCCTCGTCCGCCAGCTCGGGGATCAAGAGGCCGACATCAGCGACATGGTGAAATCCATCACCAAATTCGCGGTGACCGTTTCTAGCCCTCTGGACATCCGCTACCTGCTGGAAAAGGCGCTCTGGCTTGCCGAGAGCGGCCGCCCTGGCCCGGTGTGGCTTGACATTCCCATCGATATCCAATCGTCGCTCATCGATCCGTCGCAATTGCGCGGCTTTGATCCCGTGGCTGAGGGCTATGGGAAAGACTATGCGGTCCCCGGCGAATATGGCTGGCTGACCGGCGTCGATTTAGAACGAACTGCACGGGATGTCGTCTCCGCGATCCGTCAGGCGCATCGCCCCGTCCTGATGCCGGGCACGGGCATTCGCTTGGCGGGCATGTACGAGCCCTTCCTTGAACTGGCCGATAAGCTCGGCATCGCGATTGCCCCGGCCTGGAACGCGCAGGACCTCGTTCCCGACGATCACCCTCTTTACGTCGGCCGACCCGGCACTGTTGGCGACCGGTCAGGCAATTTTGCCGTTCAGTGCAGCGATCTCCTGCTAGTTCTGGGCTGCCGCCTTAATATTCGCCAGATCAGCTACAATTATGCCGGGTTCGCGCCCAACGCGAAGAAGATCATGGTTGATGTCGATGCGCCCGAGCTGTTCAAGCCGACCATATCGATCGACATGCCTATCCACGCCGACCTGCGAACCTTCATACCGGCGTTGATCAAGACGCTTGACGGCTATGAAGCCCCCTCTTCCCATCGCACCTATGTCGATTGGGCAATGGAGCGCCGTCACCGCTATCCTGCTGTACTGCCCGAAT is a window of Sphingobium sp. MI1205 DNA encoding:
- the rfbH gene encoding lipopolysaccharide biosynthesis protein RfbH is translated as MNDISGAAQLQALAEQSDEAQLRTLILDLVGEYARRHHAPHTFVPGESPVPVSGKVYGAEDMQALVDSSLDFWLTTGRFNAAFEERLAARIGVEHALTTNSGSSANLLALSSLCSHYLRGDALKPGDEVITVATGFPTTVNPALQYGLVPVFVDVDIPTYNIKPDAIEAAVSSRTRAIMIAHTLGNPFDLGEVMRVAEKYDLWVVEDCCDALGATYGGQNVGTFGDIGTLSFYPAHHITMGEGGAVFTDKPRLKRVIESMRDWGRDCWCAPGMDNTCGKRFCRKLGDLPMGYDHKYTYSHCGYNLKITDMQAAVGLAQLDRLDGFIAARQRNFDLLTQLLRPFEDLFILPKATANSEPSWFGYPISIREGAPFARDDLVRHLDAHRIGTRLLFGGNLIRQPYMRGRNYRVVGSLDNADFVTERTFWIGLYPGLGELHLEYVAETLEGFLRNYVNY
- a CDS encoding N-acetylneuraminate synthase family protein — protein: MTESIFNDLFVLELANNHWGKLERGLKIIRDFSRVVKFNNVHAAIKLQFRDVDNFIHPEFRDRADIRYIKKTLDTQMPWENLRLMVETVRDCGMVTMVTPFDEVSVDKCVEFGVEILKIASSDVRDKTLLQKMASTGLPVIASSGGASLEHIDELVEFFTSRNIPFALNHCVSLYPSEDGDLELDQIDFLKARYPDIVIGYSTHEYRDWWDSTLIAYGKGARTFERHIDIDYEGVAVSPYCTKPEQANTWFRAMKKAQEMCGGGSTKRRAVPEGERRYLDALVRGVYAKRDLSAGEVLTAGDVFFAVPLLKGQLSTREFTGGERLTGPIAANAPLDVQSVDAPALRDPALLDLILDRGLDISTARTAIAS
- a CDS encoding thiamine pyrophosphate-binding protein, with product MGEMARAGEFELGQEPMIANARMRLADYVARRIAEHGIRHVFMLTGGGAMHLNDALGRGQGLHYVCCHHEQAAAMAAESYARLSGRMAAVNVTTGPGGINALNGVHGAYTDSIPMLILSGQVKRETLRHNATVLVRQLGDQEADISDMVKSITKFAVTVSSPLDIRYLLEKALWLAESGRPGPVWLDIPIDIQSSLIDPSQLRGFDPVAEGYGKDYAVPGEYGWLTGVDLERTARDVVSAIRQAHRPVLMPGTGIRLAGMYEPFLELADKLGIAIAPAWNAQDLVPDDHPLYVGRPGTVGDRSGNFAVQCSDLLLVLGCRLNIRQISYNYAGFAPNAKKIMVDVDAPELFKPTISIDMPIHADLRTFIPALIKTLDGYEAPSSHRTYVDWAMERRHRYPAVLPEYWETHGVVNPYCFTESLFDQLEPDEVIVMADATAAVVTVQAAKLKKGQRLYSNSGAASMGYDLPATIGAWHAMPLGAERIICLAGDGSIMQNLQELQTIVGQGIPAKVFLYNNSGYHSIRQTQQAYFDGHSVGCGPDSGVTFPDFGKVAQAFGFAYTRTSEHEDMARAIAETLTAPGAALCEIFIDKDQNFAPKVSSRRLEDGSMVTAPLHDLAPFLPREELAEAMRVPE